The Nicotiana tabacum cultivar K326 chromosome 5, ASM71507v2, whole genome shotgun sequence sequence CAATTTATAGTTTGAacttatatttttcttcttcgaATTTCGCGTGACTCATTGCACGTATATTCTAAAATATCTATATCGTTTtaaaatatttgaattaattaGCATAAGATCCACTTGTCAAGAAACGAGTTTTAATAATATATAAGTGCTAAAAAGTAGATATAGATAGCAAAAACagtacccaaaaaaaaaaaaaaaaaaaaaaccgatACAACAAGTGAACCGATTGCGACACCGTACTTAGGACAAAACCCCCTTGTCTTCTCCAAATCCTTCTGCCGTCGATCGTCGAATCGATAATGCAAAGATAATTGACATGAGCAGAGAAGAGCTAGACAATCCCATGACAGTAAGAGCAAAACCAGCTTCACTAGCTATTGTAAATAACAATAACGGATACCACCGagataatgaagaagaagaaggagagtcAAAGCTCGAACCAAATGTCGGGTTAGAGTTCGATTCAGCTGAAGAAGCACAAGAATTTTACAATCTATACGCAACAAAACTCGGATTCAGAATTAGAATCGGTCAGCTTTATCGGTCCCGTGTTGATGGGTCAGTTATTTCTAGAAGATTCGTGTGTTCAAAGGAAGGGTTTCAAACTACTTCCAGAACGGGCTGCCCAGCTTTCATAAGAGTTCAAAAAGCCGATTCTGGAAAATGGGTTTTAGCTAATGTTAAAAAGGAACACAATCATGAATTCGAAACCTCAGGTGAGATTTGTCCTTCCCGTATACAAAGAAAAAATATTCCAAATCCTAAATCTTCTGTTGTTGTTGTGTCGACTAGGACTGGACTTAGATCAATTGATGAGGATGGCCCAGGCCCATCTGGGATAATTGATCTTAAGCGTTTTAAAAGGGAAAGAATTGATGTAGAAAGAATTGATGTAGAATTACAGCCTAGAGGTAGTGAACCATACAAAGGACTTGAATTTACTTCTGCGGATGAAGCATACGAATTTTATAATGCATATGCTGCTAATTCGGGTTTTAAAGTCCGGATTGGCCAGCTGTTTCGTTCTAAGAATGATGGGTCGATTACTTCAAGAAGATTTGTTTGCTCTAAAGAAGGCCATCAGCACCCGTCAAGAGTTGGGTGTGGCACGTTCATGAGGATACAGAGACAAGATACGGGACGATGGTTGGTTGATCGTTTTCAAAATGAGCATAATCATGAACTTGGCATGCCCGCTGATGCTAGTGGGAGAGTAAAAGGATTTAAAGAAGAAGCGAGCAGTGTGTTGGAGAATATGGAGTTAGTTGAATTAAATGGTGGCCTTAGCCTTGTTACACGAGGGAGAGAGAGTAGAATTGGGAGTGATTGGTATAATGAGCTTTTTGAGTATTTTCAGGCTAGGCAAGCAGGCGATATGGGATTTTTTTATGCAGTGGAAATGCATAATGGTAGAGCTTTGAGTGTATTCTGGGCTGATGCCAGGTCTAGATTTTCTTGCACTCAATTTGGTGATGCAGTTGTTTTTGAAACAACATATAGAAAGGAGGGTAGTTACTCAGTGCCACTTGCTTCATTCATTGGGATTAATCACCACAGGCAGCCGGTGCTTCTTGGCTGTGCCTTAATTGCGGAAGAGTCTGAAGAGTCATTTACTTGGGTGTTTCAAGCATGGCTTCGTGCAATGTCC is a genomic window containing:
- the LOC107807322 gene encoding protein FAR1-RELATED SEQUENCE 7 is translated as MSREELDNPMTVRAKPASLAIVNNNNGYHRDNEEEEGESKLEPNVGLEFDSAEEAQEFYNLYATKLGFRIRIGQLYRSRVDGSVISRRFVCSKEGFQTTSRTGCPAFIRVQKADSGKWVLANVKKEHNHEFETSGEICPSRIQRKNIPNPKSSVVVVSTRTGLRSIDEDGPGPSGIIDLKRFKRERIDVERIDVELQPRGSEPYKGLEFTSADEAYEFYNAYAANSGFKVRIGQLFRSKNDGSITSRRFVCSKEGHQHPSRVGCGTFMRIQRQDTGRWLVDRFQNEHNHELGMPADASGRVKGFKEEASSVLENMELVELNGGLSLVTRGRESRIGSDWYNELFEYFQARQAGDMGFFYAVEMHNGRALSVFWADARSRFSCTQFGDAVVFETTYRKEGSYSVPLASFIGINHHRQPVLLGCALIAEESEESFTWVFQAWLRAMSGRHPVSMVADQDRAIQHSIAQVFPGIHHRFSAWQIKATEQENIGALLSMNPEFKYEYETCIFQSQTANEFEAAWNVLVNKYNLRKNTWLMEMYRMRKSWVPLHIRGTFFAGIPMDGSLKSYFGTILTSQTPLSEFLIRYEKALEQRREEERKEDFNSFNLQAVLHTKDPIEDQCRRFYTITMFQVFQKELLECYSFVGIKINVEGAISRYLVQKSGSGDERNTVAFNASNLKVSCSCKMFEFEGVLCRHALKVFQIMNIRELPSRYILHRWTKDAKYGILRDVDSGGASQDHKALMLWSLREEAKNYIEAGTASLERYKLAFEIMQEGRRNLCWQN